ACCACTTAGGAGTGAAACTTTACTATTAGCCTGAATGTAACCAATGATGCCACCAACAATCGCTAAGATGCCATAGACGAGGACAGCAATTATACTTAAATTCATTGTTAAAACCTATGTAGATTTTGATTTTGCCGCCAGGGTCGGCAGACAATTTACCATAGCTGTTTAGCTACATCACCTAGTTGATTGATGGATAATCAAACGATGCCAGCAGCAAGTACCTTATCTTTTACCCAGGTTCAATTCCTCCAGCGTCAAGCATCCTCTCTTTTACTTTACCAATCTGTTCTCCAAGGCGAAGTGGGGATTGCATTTCTTGACCTGTTGCAAGCTATACGTTACACTGATGCCGATGCCAGGGGTTGCCTCCAAGCCTACGGCAATTACTTCCATGCTTTGGCTGCTAAAAATCAAAATTGGGAGGACTACCTAATCACTCAAATTCTCATCTGTGAGAATCCTTTTAGTAGGCTGGCTCAACAACAAGAATTTGAAAATTTACCCCCGGCTTTAATAGCAGCGGCGCAGCATGATTTACAGCTGTTGCAGAGTCTTTATGAATGTAGCAGCGCTTCTTTAAGCGAGTGGGTGCAAGGTGTAGCCCATTTGCCAGTTTCGCCTGTTGTGTGGTATCGAGAGCTAGATGGGGTAGGTGTAGAAAAAATCCTGTTTCTACAACATTTAGAACATTGGGCTGATGGCGTAGAAGAATTAGCTGCTTACTATCGGCAATTTGGCACGGGTTTATTCGCAGAATATCGCGCCTTGCGTTGGCAAGCTGGTGAGTTTGTTGGCATCCGTCATCCTGATCCTGTGAAACTAAACGCACTTGTGGGTTACGAGTCTCAGCGAGATGCCTTGTTAAAAAATACGGAGTTTTTATTATCGGGAGAAGCGGCACTGCACGTATTACTTTACGGTAGCCGGGGGTCGGGAAAATCTTCTTTGGTAAAAGCTTTGTTAAATGAGTATAGTGATGGTGCTGCTGGCAAACTCCGCTTGCTGGAAGTGGCAAAATCTGACTTAAAA
Above is a window of Nostoc sp. UHCC 0702 DNA encoding:
- a CDS encoding ATP-binding protein, whose translation is MDNQTMPAASTLSFTQVQFLQRQASSLLLYQSVLQGEVGIAFLDLLQAIRYTDADARGCLQAYGNYFHALAAKNQNWEDYLITQILICENPFSRLAQQQEFENLPPALIAAAQHDLQLLQSLYECSSASLSEWVQGVAHLPVSPVVWYRELDGVGVEKILFLQHLEHWADGVEELAAYYRQFGTGLFAEYRALRWQAGEFVGIRHPDPVKLNALVGYESQRDALLKNTEFLLSGEAALHVLLYGSRGSGKSSLVKALLNEYSDGAAGKLRLLEVAKSDLKDLPQIVEQLRGVPQKFIIFVDDLSFEEDDDAFKALKVVLEGNLTARPQNVVVYATSNRRHLIREFFADRPNPKDNEEVHAWDTMQEKLSFSDRFGLTLTFEATDQKTYLKIINHLAAQAKINLSQEDLEYQALQWATRHNGRSGRTARQFVDFLKADLARLATTKNTSDTQI